A region from the Beduinella massiliensis genome encodes:
- the gpG gene encoding phage tail assembly chaperone G, whose translation MKITLKLGGGERVFLSSPTARKTRDAYFHRERIRERLREGGESSKFDEGTTDAMLQWVVEAFDRQFTADEFLDGYQGWFFDILSMMDDMLAGVAGELDAGFPKPPKTAAKP comes from the coding sequence ATGAAAATCACGCTTAAGCTAGGCGGCGGGGAAAGGGTCTTCCTTTCCTCGCCCACGGCGCGCAAGACGCGCGACGCCTATTTTCACCGCGAAAGGATTCGCGAGCGCCTTCGGGAAGGCGGCGAATCGTCCAAGTTCGACGAGGGAACGACCGACGCGATGCTGCAATGGGTGGTAGAGGCGTTCGACCGCCAGTTCACGGCGGATGAATTTCTGGACGGTTATCAGGGGTGGTTCTTCGACATCCTGAGCATGATGGACGACATGCTGGCGGGTGTTGCGGGAGAACTGGACGCGGGTTTTCCGAAGCCGCCGAAGACGGCGGCGAAACCGTAA
- a CDS encoding type II toxin-antitoxin system HicB family antitoxin, with product MLTAYPACFFKEEPGYSVVFPDLNYLATCDDTLTGAFSAAVDCLAGYLYTAQRDGEDVPPPSDMRAINPAEVARALEADPGESFVNMITVDVNEYARAHFEKSVKKTLSIPAWLNAAALEKGINFSQALQGALMDQLGLRR from the coding sequence ATGCTTACCGCTTACCCCGCGTGTTTTTTCAAAGAAGAGCCTGGCTATTCCGTTGTCTTTCCCGATCTGAATTATCTTGCGACGTGCGATGATACTCTGACTGGTGCGTTCTCCGCTGCCGTCGATTGCCTTGCAGGGTATCTCTATACCGCGCAGCGCGACGGGGAAGACGTTCCTCCCCCGTCCGACATGCGCGCCATCAACCCCGCCGAAGTAGCGCGCGCCCTCGAAGCCGATCCCGGCGAATCTTTTGTCAACATGATAACAGTTGACGTAAACGAGTATGCCCGCGCTCACTTTGAAAAGTCCGTCAAGAAGACGCTTTCGATTCCGGCATGGCTGAATGCGGCCGCGCTTGAAAAAGGCATCAACTTTTCGCAGGCTCTTCAGGGCGCGCTGATGGATCAGCTCGGTTTGCGCCGGTAA